CAACGCGAACCTCAGAAATAGCATATTCGAATGGAATATCTGAACAAGCCATGGCTGCAGAGGCTGCAAAACCGGCCAAAGCATCAGGCTGGTCAACGCCATCGGCTGAAAGAAGCATCACTTGTACATACACTTCAGCGTGATAATTGGAAGGGAAGAGTGGACGAAGAGCACGGTCCACGAGGCGAGAAGTCAGGATCTCATTGTCGCTCGCCTTACCTTCACGCTTGGTGAAACCGCCTGGAAAACGACCTGCAGCACTGTACTGCTCGCGGTAATCAACCTGCAAAGGCATGAAATCTGTACCCGGAACTGCATCCTTTGCTGCACAAACAGTTGCCAAGAGTACTGTGTTGCCCATGCGAAGAACCGCAGCACCATCAGCTTGTTTTGCAACCTTTCCGGTCTCAATTGTGATGGTTCTCCCATCAGGCAATTGAACTGTTTTTGTAATAACGTTCATCTAAAATTTAATAACTTATTGTTTTGTCAAACATCTAAAATCTCCGCAAAGTTACCTATTATATGTGAAACGAAAGAATACAGCTTGAAGTTTTTCAGCATTTTTAAATATAAAAGAGGACAGTGGCAAACACTTACGAGTCTTGCTGCTGTCCTAAACCAAGCTAATCTGAAAATTTTGTCTCTCTAATCTTTTTGTAACCTGAAATCTATTTACCCTCTAAAAAGCTTTACCTATTGAGAAAAAGTATAACTCTCTTCATTTTTCTGTTTGCAAAACTATAGCTTTTTATTGTATCGTTCAAGAGGAATTTTCCTATTTCTAAAGGGGGATTTCCCTATCAATGTTATGAAGTCTATGTGGTATATGAAGCTTGTTATAGGCTTATATCGCTGATGACCAATGATATATAGCAAATCCTTATTGCATTGTTTGTAGGGAGGAAATTCCCGAATGGAATGATTTTTCTTCGTGTTTTCTATACAATAAAAGCATGAAAATGTGTATTTTTGCCGAAGATATGTTGCAATCGATTTTCTATATTGCCATTGGAGGTGCCTTGGGATCAGTCTCTCGATGGCTTCTTCCAAAGCTTTTGCAGGGCACTTTCCTTGCCGTTTTCCCGATGGGTACAATGACTGTAAACCTCTTGGGCTGTTTACTTATAGGATTTTTCTATGGCATTGCCGACCGAGGTACAGGCATGTCAGAGAGTTGGAAACTCTTTCTGACAGTGGGATTTTGTGGCGGTTTCACTACCTTTTCTACGTTTTGCAACGAAACTTTGACCCTTCTTCGCACCCAACAGCTATGGCAAGCCGCCGCATATTCAGGCGGAAGTGTCGTCCTTGGTATTGTAGCCGTGTATATAGGAATGTTACTTGCCCGCATGATATAAAAAAACTTCACGGTTTATTACCTTTTTATCTGTTTACTGTTTTACTTTTCTAAATTTTATGTACTTTTGCAATCAGAACTTGAAAAAACAAGAATAATGAAGATAAAAAGCCTTTTTTCTGTCGCAACTATCATGCTTACAGCATTGAGTCTGGCTTCTTGTAACAACAGGAAGTTCCATGTTGACGGTGAGATTACCAATGCCAAAGATTCCACGCTCTATTTTGAAAACATGAGTCTCAACGGTCCTGTAGTCGTAGATTCTGTGAAATTAGGCGAGGACGGAAGCTTTTCTTTCAGCGAAAAGGCCCCCGAAGTGCCCGATTTCTACCGTCTGCGTATTGACGGACAGATTATCAACGTGAGCATCGACTCCACGGAAACAGTCAATATCAAGGCTGCTTATCCGCGCATGGCATCGAAATATGAGGTTACAGGAAGTGTGAACTGCTGCAAGATCAAGACGCTTGCACTCATGCAGCAAGGCCTTCAGAAGCAGATTAATGATATTATCAAGAACCCTACTTTGGGTGTAGAAGCTGTAGAAGCCAATATTGCTTCAGCCCTCGAAACCTACAAGAATAAGGTGAAACTTAACTACATCTTCAAGGAGCCAATGAAGGCTTATGCCTACTTTGCACTATTCCAAACCGTTATTATCGGCAATCAACAAACATTGATTTTCAACCCACGAAATAATCGGGAAGACAACAAAGTATATGCTGCTGTGGCAACAAGTTGGGACACTTATTACCCAAAAGCAGAGCGTGGACTCAATCTTCACAACATTGCCCTACAGGGTATGAAGGATGCGCGCATCCTTCAGGCAGAGCAGCAGCAGGCCCAGATTGACGCCAGCAAAGTGAAAGTGAGCGGCATCATCGACATTGCTTTGCGCGACAACAAGGGCAACTTGCGTCGCTTGTCTGACCTTACCGGTAAGGTAGTCATGCTCGACTTCCATGTCTTTGCCGGTGAAAACAGCACCAAGCGCATCATGATGTTGCGCGACCTCTATAACAAATATCACGCTCAAGGCTTTGAAATCTATCAGGTTTCCATTGATCCCGACGAGCATTTCTGGAAGACCCAAACGGCTGCCCTGCCCTGGATCAGCGTGCATGATGACGCCGGAACCGACTCACAGGTGCTTTCCCAGTATAACGTTCAGCGCATTCCTACCTTCTTTCTTATAGGCAAAGACAACAGTGTGAAGATGCGCGATGTACAGGTGAAGGATATTGATGCAGCAATCAAGAGCCTGCTTTAACCCTCCGACCATTTATTATCGCGTAAAAGAAACAGCTGCAAATGGACGCAGTCCATTTGCAGCTGCCATAAAAGTTTGCACTTGATAAAGGGTGATTCAATACAGATGATACAGCTCCTTGCCAGCGATTGAAAATTATGGGCAAATTACATGCGTTGCAACTTGCGTCAGATTACGCCGTAAAATGAATGAGATTACACCGTAACATGACGCAAGTTACATGGTTTCTTGATATGGCTTACTTTCGTTTTCTATTTAGATTTGTTACATTGCATAAAGTCTTTGATACAACATTCCACAAGGCCTCATCATAAAAGCTTTGTCTTTGTCAGCAGTGTTTAATCAAGAAATGTGAAGTATGTCATGAAAAGGGAAACAATATTATTGGTAGTCTTGGCAGCTTGTAGTATGGTAATTTTTGTGTAGACTGCCACCTTCAAGAATTTCAGTTATGCGGAAAATGATACGTAGTGTCGTGCAGAGTAGTCGGAAATCACGGCCTATTTCGGCCGAACTTACTGAAGAAGAATCCCAGAAACTATTGATGTTGAAGATTGAAAGTAATGGCCGTTGTTGCAGTTTTTACTATGTGCAGAAAGGGGAAAGCTTATATGTCTAAGTTCAAGGTGTTGCTGCTGTCAATCTAAGTACGCTTCAGAGCTGTGGCTTTTTTGGGGAGTTGCATCGATCTTTATGCTACCCTAAACAAATTGGTATGTGTGAAATAATC
The nucleotide sequence above comes from Segatella oris. Encoded proteins:
- the crcB gene encoding fluoride efflux transporter CrcB; its protein translation is MKMCIFAEDMLQSIFYIAIGGALGSVSRWLLPKLLQGTFLAVFPMGTMTVNLLGCLLIGFFYGIADRGTGMSESWKLFLTVGFCGGFTTFSTFCNETLTLLRTQQLWQAAAYSGGSVVLGIVAVYIGMLLARMI
- a CDS encoding thioredoxin-like domain-containing protein — protein: MKIKSLFSVATIMLTALSLASCNNRKFHVDGEITNAKDSTLYFENMSLNGPVVVDSVKLGEDGSFSFSEKAPEVPDFYRLRIDGQIINVSIDSTETVNIKAAYPRMASKYEVTGSVNCCKIKTLALMQQGLQKQINDIIKNPTLGVEAVEANIASALETYKNKVKLNYIFKEPMKAYAYFALFQTVIIGNQQTLIFNPRNNREDNKVYAAVATSWDTYYPKAERGLNLHNIALQGMKDARILQAEQQQAQIDASKVKVSGIIDIALRDNKGNLRRLSDLTGKVVMLDFHVFAGENSTKRIMMLRDLYNKYHAQGFEIYQVSIDPDEHFWKTQTAALPWISVHDDAGTDSQVLSQYNVQRIPTFFLIGKDNSVKMRDVQVKDIDAAIKSLL